In Asticcacaulis sp. SL142, the sequence ATCTGCTGGCCGGTGGTGCGCCTCAAGGCCCGTCCGGCGGCGGGGGCGGGGTGACGTCTCAGTATCGCGGTGCCAACAGTAATGCCGCCGTGATGATGCGCCCGCAGGTGCAGACAGCACTCCAGATCGAGTTAAACTCTTTTGCCGATGTCATGGCCCTGATCGAACAAAAGCGCGAAATCGGTTTGCGTGTTGATGTTGAACGCTATGTGCGGCTGGTGTCATTTATGCCGGGGGCGATCACCTTTGAGCCTGCGCCCAACATGCCGGCCGATCTGGTGCGCAAACTGTCCCTGCGCCTTAAGGAATGGACGGGGCAGCGATGGCTGATCGCCACCGACGGGCAGGGCGGGGCTGAGTCCATCTATGAGCGCGATAAGCGTGAAGCCGATGAAGCGCGCGCCGCGGTTCTGGCTGATCCGTTCATGACTCAGCTTATGGCCACCTTCCCTGGGGCTAAAATGACCGGGTTCCGCAAGAAGCCCAAGCCGGTTGACACCACGCCCGTAATTCCTACATCTGCCGATGAAACTCCCGATAAGGATGACGACTGATGGATATTAATAATCTTATGAAGCAGGCTCAGGCCGTGCAGCAGAAATTCTCCGAAGCCCAGAACAAGATGAGCGCCACGGTCGTGACCGGTACGTCGGGGGCCGGGCTGGTTAATCTGGATCTCAAAGGGGCGGGCGAATTATTGTCGCTTAAAATCGACCCCAGCCTGTTGTCCGAAGACCCTGAAATCCTGAGCGATCTGATCGTGGCGGCCCATGCTGATGCGCGCCGAAAGCTGGATGAGGTCAATGCCAACCTGATGAAAGATGCCGCTGGTCCCTTTGGCGGGATGGGGGCTTTCCCTGGCATGCCCAAGATATTTTAAATCTTAGAACCTCCCCTGATGCAGGGGAGCCGGGCGGCCGGTGCCGGTGTCCGAAGGGCGGGTGGGGTGACTAGGGTTTAGTTGCTGCCATTTACCCCCTCTTACGCCGGATTTACCGGCGTAAGCTCCCCCTGCAACAGGGGGAGTTCTTGTTCAGGAAAAACCGTTCATGGCGATTGGCGCAGGTCCCGAAATTGAGCGATTGATGGCGCTGCTGTCTAAGCTGCCGGGGCTTGGGCCGCGCTCAGCCAGACGGGCCGCGTTAGCGCTGCTCAAGCGGCGCGAGCAACTACTGATCCCGCTGACCAACGCCATGCAAGACGCCGCCGATAAGGTGGAATCTTGTCGGATATGCGGGGCCTTATCGACTCAAAATCCGTGTGCGACCTGCGCTGATCCGGCCCGCGACAAAACCATGATCTGCGTGGTCGAAGAAGACTCAGCCCTGTGGGCGATGGAACGGGTGGGCGCGTTCAGCGGACGTTATCATGTGCTGGGCGGGCTGTTGTCGGCGCTGGACGGCGTTCGGCCGGAAGACCTGCGCATCGACGGACTGGTTGAGCGGGTGCGCGCCGGTCACATCACCGAAGTCATCATGGCCCTGCCCGCGACCGTCGAGGGACAGACCACCGCCCATTATGTCGCCGATCGCTTAAGGCCGCTTAATAATGGCGTGCAGATCACCTATCTGGCGCGCGGCGTGCCCGTAGGCGGTGAACTGGACTGGCTGGATGATGGGACTATTTCCCACGCCTTCAAGCAACGCCGATAAAGCCGTGAGTTTGGCGATCTGCGGCGTTGTCGTCGCTGGCAGGTACTTAAGTGTACCTGCGGCGCTAGACGCCTAGCATCTCATCCAAACTGACGGCTTTCATCAGAGCGGTAATCTCACGATTTATAATTTGTGGCTTTAAGCCGCACCGGCGGCGCGCAGCGGTGGCGCGCTTGAAGTTGCGGATGGGCGCAAGGAGGCCGACGCGCTCATGTTCTTGACATAAAGACCGCGCGTACCCTGCAACGGTTTGAACGCATCGGTAATCCCAAGCACCGTTTCGGCAGCCCCTAAGAACAGGAAACCATCGTCGGCCAACATGGTGGCCATTTGCTCCAGCACCCGCTTTTTGGTGGCAATGTCGAAATAGATCAGCACGTTGCGGCAATAGATGACATCCATCCGGCCCAGGCCGCGCAGATCATCCAGCAGGTTGTACTTACGGAAGCGGACACCCTGACGCATCTTGGGCGAGATACGCCACATTTCATCAACTTTTTCAAAGTTCTTGACCATCAT encodes:
- the recR gene encoding recombination mediator RecR is translated as MAIGAGPEIERLMALLSKLPGLGPRSARRAALALLKRREQLLIPLTNAMQDAADKVESCRICGALSTQNPCATCADPARDKTMICVVEEDSALWAMERVGAFSGRYHVLGGLLSALDGVRPEDLRIDGLVERVRAGHITEVIMALPATVEGQTTAHYVADRLRPLNNGVQITYLARGVPVGGELDWLDDGTISHAFKQRR
- a CDS encoding YbaB/EbfC family nucleoid-associated protein — protein: MMDINNLMKQAQAVQQKFSEAQNKMSATVVTGTSGAGLVNLDLKGAGELLSLKIDPSLLSEDPEILSDLIVAAHADARRKLDEVNANLMKDAAGPFGGMGAFPGMPKIF